A genome region from Streptomyces pratensis includes the following:
- a CDS encoding DUF3817 domain-containing protein has product MKRSVLTRYRVMAYVTAVMLMILCVCMVFKYGFDTGENVTFAVSQLHGVLFIIYLIFAFDLGSKAKWPIGKLLWVLISGTIPTAAFFVERKVVREVEPLITDRPAQPVKA; this is encoded by the coding sequence ATGAAACGCAGCGTGCTGACCCGCTATCGGGTGATGGCCTACGTCACCGCCGTCATGTTGATGATCCTGTGCGTGTGCATGGTCTTCAAGTACGGATTCGACACGGGTGAGAATGTGACCTTCGCGGTGTCGCAGCTCCACGGTGTCCTCTTCATCATCTATCTGATCTTCGCCTTCGACCTCGGCTCCAAGGCGAAGTGGCCGATCGGCAAGCTCCTCTGGGTGCTGATCTCCGGCACCATCCCGACGGCCGCGTTCTTCGTCGAGCGCAAGGTCGTCCGCGAGGTCGAGCCGCTGATCACCGACAGGCCCGCGCAGCCCGTCAAGGCCTGA
- a CDS encoding MarR family winged helix-turn-helix transcriptional regulator, whose protein sequence is MPKPLSLPFDPIARAEELWHRRWGPVPSMGAITSIMRAQQILLAEVDAVVKPYGLTFARYEALVLLTFSQAGELPMSKIGERLMVHPTSVTNTVDRLVRSGLVDKRPNPNDGRGTLASITDKGREVVEAASQDLMAMDFGLGVYDDEECAEIFAMLRPLRVAAQDFEDE, encoded by the coding sequence GTGCCGAAGCCGCTCAGCCTCCCCTTCGATCCCATCGCCCGCGCCGAGGAACTCTGGCACCGGCGCTGGGGGCCGGTGCCCTCCATGGGGGCGATCACGTCGATCATGCGCGCGCAGCAGATCCTGCTGGCCGAGGTGGACGCGGTGGTCAAGCCGTACGGGCTGACCTTCGCGCGGTACGAGGCCCTGGTCCTGCTCACCTTCTCCCAGGCCGGTGAGCTGCCGATGTCCAAGATCGGCGAGCGCCTGATGGTGCACCCCACCTCGGTGACGAACACCGTCGACCGGCTGGTGCGATCGGGTCTGGTCGACAAGCGCCCCAACCCCAACGACGGGCGCGGAACCCTGGCCTCCATCACGGACAAGGGCCGCGAGGTCGTCGAGGCCGCCAGTCAGGACCTGATGGCGATGGACTTCGGCCTCGGCGTGTACGACGACGAGGAGTGCGCCGAGATCTTCGCCATGCTCCGGCCGCTGCGGGTGGCGGCCCAGGACTTCGAGGACGAGTAG
- a CDS encoding TetR/AcrR family transcriptional regulator, whose translation MPSLSPMEPTRSGRPRSAEADAAILEATRESLVDLGWSKLTMGDVATRAGVAKTTLYRRWAGKNELVVDAVAVLFDELELPDLGSLAADVEAVVLQFAALLERPETKTALMAVVAESTRDEALRDRIRASIVTRQKHLVLQGRERAQRRGELPAEPDTVVAARTADLIFDVIAGAVVHRTLVSAEPVDTDWARRFTVLLLCGLGAAAAERRPGA comes from the coding sequence ATGCCGAGCCTCAGCCCCATGGAACCCACCCGGTCCGGACGTCCCCGCAGTGCCGAGGCCGACGCCGCGATCCTGGAGGCGACCCGTGAGTCGCTGGTCGACCTCGGCTGGTCGAAGCTGACCATGGGCGACGTGGCGACGCGGGCGGGGGTCGCCAAGACGACCCTCTACCGCCGCTGGGCAGGCAAGAACGAACTGGTGGTCGATGCCGTCGCCGTCCTCTTCGACGAGCTGGAGCTGCCCGACCTCGGCAGCCTCGCGGCGGACGTGGAGGCCGTGGTCCTCCAGTTCGCCGCCCTGCTGGAACGGCCGGAGACCAAGACGGCGCTGATGGCCGTGGTCGCCGAGTCGACGCGGGACGAAGCGCTGAGGGACCGCATACGCGCTTCGATCGTGACCCGGCAGAAGCACCTCGTCCTGCAGGGACGTGAGCGTGCGCAGCGCCGCGGCGAACTGCCCGCCGAGCCGGACACGGTGGTGGCGGCCCGCACCGCCGACCTGATCTTCGACGTGATCGCCGGGGCCGTGGTGCACCGGACGCTGGTGAGCGCCGAGCCCGTCGACACCGACTGGGCCCGGCGCTTCACCGTGCTGCTGCTCTGCGGGCTGGGCGCCGCGGCGGCGGAGCGACGCCCCGGGGCCTGA
- a CDS encoding acyl-CoA mutase large subunit family protein, translated as MDAHAIEEGRRRWQARYDKARKRDADFTTLSGDPVEPVYGPRPGDTYEGFERIGWPGEYPFTRGLHPTGYRGRTWTIRQFAGFGNAEQTNERYKTILANGGGGLSVAFDMPTLMGRDSDDPRSLGEVGHCGVAIDSAADMEVLFQDIPLGDVTTSMTISGPAVPVFCMYLVAAERQGVDPAVLNGTLQTDIFKEYIAQKEWLFEPEPHLRLIGDLMEHCARDIPAYKPLSVSGYHIREAGATAAQELAYTLADGFGYVELGLSRGLDVDTFAPGLSFFFDAHLDFFEEIAKFRAARRIWARWMKETYGAKTDKAQWLRFHTQTAGVSLTAQQPYNNVVRTAVEALSAVLGGTNSLHTNALDETLALPSEQAAEIALRTQQVLMEETGVANVADPLGGSWYVEQLTDRIEADAEKIFEQIKERGTRAHPDGKHPIGPMTSGILRGIEDGWFTGETAESAFRYQQSLEKGEKRVVGVNVHHGSVTGDLEILRVSHEVEREQVRELAGRKEGRKEGEVRSALDAMLAAARDGSNMIGPMLEAVRAEATLGEICGVLRDEWGVYTEPPGF; from the coding sequence ATGGACGCTCATGCGATCGAGGAAGGCCGCCGCCGCTGGCAGGCCCGTTACGACAAGGCCCGCAAGCGTGACGCGGACTTCACCACGCTCTCCGGGGACCCGGTGGAGCCCGTGTACGGGCCCCGCCCCGGTGACACGTACGAGGGCTTCGAGCGGATCGGCTGGCCCGGCGAGTACCCCTTCACCCGGGGACTCCATCCCACCGGCTACCGCGGCCGCACCTGGACCATCCGCCAGTTCGCCGGCTTCGGCAACGCCGAGCAGACCAACGAGCGGTACAAGACCATCCTGGCCAACGGCGGCGGCGGACTCAGCGTCGCCTTCGACATGCCGACCCTGATGGGCCGCGACTCCGACGACCCCCGCTCGCTCGGCGAGGTCGGCCACTGCGGCGTCGCCATCGACTCCGCCGCCGACATGGAGGTCCTGTTCCAGGACATCCCGCTCGGCGACGTCACCACCTCCATGACGATCAGCGGCCCCGCCGTCCCCGTCTTCTGCATGTACCTGGTCGCCGCGGAGCGCCAGGGCGTCGACCCGGCCGTACTCAACGGCACGCTCCAGACCGACATCTTCAAGGAGTACATCGCGCAGAAGGAGTGGCTCTTCGAGCCCGAGCCCCATCTGCGTCTCATCGGCGACCTGATGGAGCACTGCGCCCGCGACATCCCCGCCTACAAGCCGCTGTCGGTCTCCGGCTACCACATCCGCGAGGCCGGGGCCACGGCCGCGCAGGAGCTGGCGTACACACTCGCCGACGGCTTCGGATACGTGGAGCTCGGCCTCTCGCGCGGTCTGGACGTCGACACGTTCGCCCCCGGGCTGTCCTTCTTCTTCGATGCGCACCTCGACTTCTTCGAGGAGATCGCCAAATTCCGTGCCGCCCGCCGGATCTGGGCCCGCTGGATGAAGGAGACCTACGGCGCGAAGACCGACAAGGCGCAGTGGCTCCGATTCCACACCCAGACCGCCGGGGTCTCGCTCACCGCCCAGCAGCCGTACAACAACGTCGTACGCACCGCCGTGGAGGCGCTGTCCGCCGTCCTCGGCGGCACCAACTCCCTGCACACCAACGCCCTGGACGAGACGCTCGCCCTCCCCTCCGAGCAGGCCGCCGAGATCGCGCTGCGCACCCAGCAGGTGCTCATGGAGGAGACCGGCGTCGCCAACGTCGCCGACCCGCTGGGCGGTTCGTGGTATGTCGAGCAGCTCACCGACCGCATCGAGGCCGACGCCGAGAAGATCTTCGAGCAGATCAAGGAGCGCGGCACCCGGGCGCACCCGGACGGCAAGCACCCCATCGGCCCGATGACCTCGGGAATCCTGCGCGGCATCGAGGACGGCTGGTTCACCGGCGAGACCGCCGAATCCGCCTTCCGCTACCAGCAGTCGCTGGAGAAGGGCGAGAAGCGCGTCGTCGGAGTCAACGTCCACCACGGCTCCGTCACCGGGGACCTGGAGATCCTGCGGGTCAGCCACGAGGTCGAGCGCGAGCAGGTGCGTGAGCTCGCCGGGCGCAAGGAGGGCCGGAAGGAAGGAGAGGTCCGAAGCGCGCTGGACGCCATGCTGGCCGCCGCGCGTGACGGCTCGAACATGATCGGCCCGATGCTGGAGGCCGTACGGGCGGAGGCGACCCTCGGCGAGATCTGCGGGGTGCTGCGCGACGAGTGGGGCGTCTACACGGAGCCGCCGGGCTTCTGA